The window TCGATTCGGGCCCTCGCTGGCAGGGGACCGGGCCAGCAGGGCTGCGGCTCTCCAGGCGAGCCAGCAGCGAGGACGGGGGCTCAAAACCACGCAGCTGGGGCCAGCAGATTTCCTTCCCCGGCTGCCTGCTCCGCCCTGAGCGTGAGGAGGGTGGAGGGAGGCCTGGCGAGGGCGAGACAAACGGAGCTCACAGACGTTCCTGGCTTGAAAGGGCTACAAATTCATGCAGGCAGTGGAGCGAGAGGTCGGCGTGTGGAGGAGTGAGAGCAGGGCGACCGAGGGGCGAGCCGGCATCAGCCCTGCGAGGAGACGATGGGGCGGCTGATGGTGCTGTTCGTCGTCATGGCCGAGAGCTCCCATCTGCAACACACCCGCGGGGACACACTGAGGACAAGCACGAGCGCAGCGCCCAAGGCTGGAGCTTCCCCAGGCGAGGGGGGAACACCCAGGGGGGCTTTCCCAGCCAGGCGTGCGGTACCTGATGTCGTGGGGAAGGCAGGACTGGTCCAGGCTGTACTGAATCACCGCCAGCTTGCACAGCGTCTTCAGGCTGGGGCCTGGGGGGAAAAGGGCGTTTAGGCACAGCGTCCCCGTGcctgcggggctggggcagcgggCACAAAGCACCACTTCGCTGCCAGGCTCCCGGTGGTgagaggcaggagctgtgcGGGCAGGGAGCGCTCACGTACTGAAGTCGAGGATGTAGAGGTCCGAGTGATCCATCAGGTCGAATTCGTCACCCATGCCCTCCTCCGGGGACGGGCTGTGGGACGCAAGCACAGCCGGTCAGTCGGTGCCAAAAGGCTCCTTCAGGGGttgttcctcctgctccccctgcACCCCGGCTGCTCTCACACCCCTCCTTCCCCTGGTATTTCCCAAACTGCTTTCCAACAATCCAGCAAACCGGGTCACAGCGATGCTGCGTCACCTAATGGCACCCAGATCAAACTAGGACACCACACGGGACAGCCACCCGACCTACGGGGCTTCACACACCGCTCTGTGGCACAGTGCAAGGTCCAAAAGCACTGCTGGCACCCTGGCGGGGTGGGCGAGATGAAGCTGGAGGCCCGAGAGGACTTTTTGGGAGGCTCTCAAGTTGTGCTACAGCGCACAGGAGCCGTGACCTGCCTCCAGAGAGGGTGGTGGTCGTAGTTAGTGGCCATCCAACCCTTCTGCAGCCAGAGAAACATGGCAAGGGAAGGAGCCACGCACTGCAGGCAGCGCTGCTTTGCTCTCACTGGGAAAGCTCTCCCACAGCCAATGGTGGTTTGGAGACCTTGAAAGCTAGGGAAGGTGCTTTAGGTCCCGCTTCGGGTTGCCACAAGGGGTGTAGCACGTCCTCCCTGCTTAGCTGGCCCCTCGTGCCACTCTCTGCCCACCTACGAGCCGCTAAAGCCTCGCGGTGCCCTGGGAGGTGAGGCAGCACCTGCTGCCCCCGGCCTCATCTCCCCCACACACTGCGGGGCACAGCTCAGCGTTGCTGTTCCTGACGGGTCCCATCTGCCTGGAGACAGGCAAAAGCCCCCCCTCAACACCACCCCGCAATCTAATCTCGCATCCACGTCACAGGAAAACCTGGGCTATCCCTTATCTGCCAGAGGAAAGCCGGCAGGCAGCGTGTCTGCCGATTTATCGCCCAGCTGCAAGCGGCTGGGGAAAGCCTGGAGTTCAAGACCAGGAGACCACAGACAGGGGCAGAGAGCCTGAGCTCTGGGCACAACTGTGAAAGAAGTGAAGCGTTTGGATGttgcagcagcaggcacccaCAGAAACACCTCTTGAACCTCCAGGGCACAGGAATGCCCCTAGGAGAGGCAGGACACAAAGGGGTTTTGCCCGTGCTGCTGCCCGCCGGCTCATCCTGCAAGGCAAATCCCCATCCCACGTTGTGCTCTCCCCCTCCCCGGGTCAGGAGGCAGACCGCAGGGAGTTCTCCGTTTACAACGACTTCCTGGAAAACTTCTTATCTCGCCAGGCGGCTCCAGCACACACCTGATAACCATTACAGgaagccagcacagcccccaccGCAGCccgtccccctccccagccccaggcacgcCGCATTCCTGCCCCCAGCCGCTCTTCCTGCCCCGGGACAGTGTCACAaaccagcctgcagcaggaccGAGCCCGGCCCGAGGAACAAGACACACAACGAAGTCACCCCGTGGATAAAACAAGCTGTGCCGTGCTGcctggcagaggcaggcagctCTGAGTACACCCAGCCTGCTGCTAAACCTTCTCCCACCccaaaagctctcctggggctgAAGTCCCTTCGCTTCAGAGGGACTCTGAAGTCCCTCGTTCTCTGCCCTCAACCAAACTTCAGCAGCATCCCCAACAAGCCACTGCCGGGGTGCCAGAGAAAGCCTCAAAGCTTTCCCAACCCCTGGGAGGGCTGAAAGTGTTTCAGGTGCCTGTGCAAGGTAGATACTGGTGAGCAGGCTCCAGGCAGTACAGAGCACGTCCCGCTGATGGGCCGCTTCCTTTCTGCTAGCAGCTGTTAAGGCTCTTGGCCACATCCCGCTGCCCTGCCTCCCGGCAGCATCACTTCTAGTGTTTGACAGCTAAATTCCCAACGCCGGGTCCCCTCGGTGAATGGAAACTTTGCTGAGGAGCACTGGCACGGCAGGGAACGCTGCCTCGTGCGGAGGGCTCCTCAGACAGCTCCCGGCTGACATCCCTGACATccctctgcagcctggcagaAAGAAATTCTGGTGGGAGAAGCAGGGCAGCATCTAATGGAGGGTGAGCCTGTTTGAAGTCTGCTTCAGCACTGAAGACCCTGTATATCAAACAGGGCTTGCCACCAGGGGCTTTAGGGGCTCACACGACATCTTCAGcctcccctttctcttttccgGAGGAGCCCTGCTCTAAAGAATTTGTCACACTTGCATGGGAAGTTGCCACATGGCTCTGGGTACAGCACGGGGCAGAGCACGGAGGGAAACTGCTGGAGGGAATGgaaaatcccccaaaaagcCACCCCACAGAGCTCACCTGGTGCCGCCAAAGAGAATGATCTTGTCTCCcactctgcagcagcactgccggCGTCGAGGACAGGGGCCTTTCCCTTTGGGCTCGATCTTCCTCCAGGAAAGGGAAACtaaggggaaggaagagggtGAGGGTGCACTGGCTTGTCAGAAAGGCCTGGCCAAGACCCTGGTACGAGCAGGTTATGGGTTTAAACAGACCACGGCCAAAACGAGGCCCCCACAGACACCAAGTAGCTCACATCTGCCCTCCCTGTCCACCTCCTCTTTTTTCTGGAGGCAGAACGATCCCTTCCATCAGGCTGCTTAGGGCACAGGGGTGCTGGAGCCCTGCCTGCTGGGACGGGAGCTGCAGGTCCTGCCCTTCAGCCCCTGCAGCAAGCCCAGGCCTTTTGCTTACAAAACCCAAGCCCCTGGGCTGCCAAAAGCAGCGGGTCAGACACCACGGGGAgcggcaggagcagccaggctcCCTTCCCAAGGACCTCGGTGCGTGCCAGATTTGGAGAGAGACCCAGGAACCAGCTCCATCTCTTGGCAGCCGCTGAGAATGCAGAGCATCCCCACCGAGGAGCATGGGAGCTGAAGCAGGAGACGGCAGcctttgtgcctgctgctctcTACGGCAAGATGCCGGGGGTGATTACTCACTAAAACCTTCACAAGCTCTTACGTTCGCCCCTAAATTGGCTGGGGGAACAGCAGGTTGGCTACTCGCAGATAACACTTTTATCTAAGGCTTTCTAAGCGATTAGCAAACAAATGGAAGACCCCAAAACAGCCCACGGTTGATTGATATTTGGGGTACCAGATTGAGTGTGCTATGGTGATGCTGTGGGTCAAGTGGTTTCCCCAGCTACAGCCTCTGGGCTCCCCTAAACCCACACCTTTTGTGCCAACAGTTCTGCATATCTAAGAACAATACAAAATTTTGCCAGCCACCTTTTGAGTGGGCACATTCAGcaattcttccttttcctctttttaactGAGATTTGGAGACGGTCTGAGGAGGAACAGGGGTGCCAAGCACAGCAGGAGGTTTCTGTCCACACTGTCAGAAGAGCTATTTCCCCCAGACCCCGGAGCAAACATTGATCCGAGCACTCACACACCTGAGGACCTCGAGCACCATCACTGCAACGAGCCAGAAGCATAAATACCTGGATTGAATTTCCAGAGATCGTGGAAGTGTCTGTTGAGGCGTGCGTTGTAGCCACCGAAGACGTAGAGCTCCCCGTTGTAGCTGACTGTGGGCAGTAAGCACAGACATCAGCGTGCCGTCCTGCCCCAACACCAAACGCAGCAAAGCGGTGCTAATTACCTGCTCTGATTAACACCACCTCCACGTGCAGGGCTGCACGCAAGgctttgctgctggcagcagctttcCACAGAAGCCAGGCTCCGTGCGGCCCTTGCTAATCCCCATCTCTGCCCAGAGACCCCTCCTGCTGGGGGCAGGGACCCCTTCCCACTGCCCCCCCGTCTCAGCAGCCCCCCACTCACACGCCGAATGGCTCCGTCGGCCTTCAGGAAGCACCGGGGTCGGCGGGGAGTCCAGCCAGGAGTTCGTTTCTGTATCGAACACTTTGATGCGGTTGCAGTAGATCTCGTTGTTGGAGTGGAAGGGCCCGAAGCGATCCGCTCTGCCCCCAAACACGTACATCTTTGTCCCGATGATGGTGGCTGAATGGAAGTCTCTCCAGCGAGCTGGCGTGCCCTGCAGGGACAGGGTAAAGAGAAACGATGCAGATTACCCGGGGAGATGACATCTTGACAGGGAAATTGGAGTGGCTGCCTTCTCCTGGGGAGCTTCCCCTCCTGCCACACCAGACAGGAGCTGCGAGACACATGCAGGCAGCTACCCCAGGGAACAGCAGAGACAAAACTTTCTCCCCAAACCGGAGCAAAAAACAGAGACTGACCTTGGCAGAGATTAAGGTCCACATCATGTTCGTGGTGTCCAATTTATGGATGTCATTTGAAAAGCAGTCGGCCTGGAAGACAGCAGGGCAGCCCGCTCGCAAAGGGGCCCAGAAGCCTGGTCACACTGGCCCTCCGCGAAAGGATGCTGTCGTAGAGACCCGGAGCATCCCTTTGGGGTCACCACTCCCTGGGAGACGTGGTGCTTGCTCCAAAACACCAGGGTAAACAGCACACGTAACCACTCAACAAGAGGGAGGCGAAGCCCACCTCTTCTTAaagcttccccttccctccctgcgGCCTTCCCATTTATTCAGTCCCCGGTTCCTACCACCACGGCTGTCCTACGCACAGCAGCACCTTGCCTCTGCTTCACAGCATAACAAAAGAAGGTGGCTCTAATAGGAAGGAGAAATTGGCTCTGCTACAGACACACGAGGAGAGGTAGGAGCTCAGATTGCTTTTAGGAAGCTGAACATCCAGAAGTAAATACACTCGGGGGGCTGAGGACTCCACCAAGCCCACATTGGCGTGGGAGAGCCCGCATTCACACAAACAGCACAGGCTTCTGCTCCTCCAGGCAGGGGAGGTAGCTGCAGGACAGATACGGGCTTGTTTGGCCTTGGTTAAAAGCAAGTCACATTTGTAATGCTGCTGCAGCAACCAAGACCATGCATTTTGCAGGCTGCAGTActcagaaaacaggagaaaaaccaAGGGACTGCCCTAACAGAGTCCCAGCTCCCTTCCAAATAAAGAGCTGTGActttgcacagctttccagggTCTGGCGATAGTCTGAAGTGCTGTTTACCCTCCTAAGATTAGAGAGTAAGGATTTGCTTAAAGGGGTGCTAAGCACGCTGGCAGCTAGTGCAGGATGACCTCTGTCTCGAGGTATTCTTACACGAGAGGACGAGCAAGCGTTTGCTGGAGGGGCTCAGCGAGGTACAAGGAGAGGCAGAGAATGCAGGGAACGTGCACCTGCTCGGGACAAAGCCTCACAGCAACGCTGCGGGTTGGAAAGTGATTTTTCTGGTACACTTCTCagctaatttaaaataaatatacattgtGTGTATTACAAATATTATGCATTTGCCTAATACCATCGGAGTGTTGGAGAAATCCACcagaaaatattgaaattttAACTCTGTTTTGTGAAAAAAACGGTATTTAAAAGCCACTGCTTTTGTAGACCTGCTTTGCCAACCGTCTTCTCTGCAGCATTACGAGCCTAACCTGGATAATTAACGCCATGACTTTGCCGAGTTATTAAATTAAACCAACTATGAACGCAAATAGGCCCCTgtgtcctgctcctgctggtgtCCTGGGCAGGAATACCCTCCCTCCCAAGGGATGGCCAAATAGCTCTTTCAGGGACTACTCACCAGCTGCTCGTAGCCTCCGAAGATAAACATGCTCTTGGCCAGGACACAAGCCGAGTGCCCATCTCTCGCCCCTGGGACCATTCCAGACACCTTTGGCGTGAACCACTTGTGCGTGTCTGCAACAAAACAGGGGCACAACGCTAAGAAAGCACAGCAGATGTGGGGATGGAGTAGCCTTTTGCAACCGTTCCTCGTTTCTGAGGCAGAAATCCTCCTCTTTTCCATACACAGCCTCCCCCAGAGAGACCACAAGCTCCTTCAGGCACGGCTACCTGCCCGAGCCTCCAGAGGGGCACGGTGGCAGAGCTCCTCAGCACCCAGGCACGGCTGCTGGCACTGCCCCGCCTGACAAACAGCTCGAGTTTTGCCTGCGGTTAGCACAGCGCTGCTTGAGCAATGGTATTTGGACTGAATCTCCTGCAAAGCCTACTCGTGAGTCATTAATCAGCCCTGCATTTACAGCTTCAATTGCAGTGAGGCAACGACGCTAAGTGGCCCTGGTGACCTCACGGCTCGGAGATGCCGCCGAACCGAGGAAAAGCAGTGCTCCACAACCCAGCCAGAAGCCACCGAACCACAGGCTCGCCGTGTCAACAGGGTGACTGTGCACATCCTCacctctgcagcacagctctcccTGTCTTATCCGCTCCTCTTGTCACCTTCTCACCCCCTCTCCAAGGGGAGCCTTCCCTGCCCTCCGCGGTTCCTtcagccctgctccccagccagcGGCAGCCCACGCGCTCCAGGGACCGGCCTGAATTCGACGAGGACTTTAAACCCAGCCAGAGCTGTTCTCCATGCAGGGCAGCGTGGAGCTaagccagcagctccctgccaagCATAAACAGGCACCTGTCCCATGAGCCCACAGAGAGGCACAGATAagcctggaggcagcaggagacgttccccccccccgccctccccgACTGCTccgagctgccagcagcagtgcttATTTCAGGAAGCGGTAAAATTGGAGCCCGAGCAGCATTCTTCGTGAGGATAACTTCTCAGGGCTTGGCCCGCGGCCACAGCCGTCCACCTAGGCTCCAGCTGGAACCGcacaaaggggctcgcaaggtcAACAAAATCCCTGGGCAGCCAGCGAGCGCGAAAGCTGCGACAGCTATCGAGTTCCCTGCCTCGGTGGGGCCGCTTCCAAGCCCAGCCAGAGCCTGCCCCAGCGTAACGTGTCAGATTAGAGAGGGGAGAGGCCTCAGCTCGCTGCCTCCAGGCCCGGAAGACAAAGCTGTGCCGGGCCAGGGCTCTGTGCAGCGAGGTGACTGATACAATGGGGCTGAAACACAGCCcgagggctgccagcagcactttCCAGGATTGGCACGGGACGGGCACAGTGTGTACAGACAGCTGTCGACCAGGACTTCGGGCTGGCCTTCTCGG is drawn from Anas platyrhynchos isolate ZD024472 breed Pekin duck chromosome 3, IASCAAS_PekinDuck_T2T, whole genome shotgun sequence and contains these coding sequences:
- the KLHDC3 gene encoding kelch domain-containing protein 3 — protein: MLRWAVHLEGGPRRVNHAAVAVGHKVYSFGGYCSGEDYETLRQIDVHVFNAVSLRWIKLPPVWTNSRDQVREVPYMRYGHSAVLIDDTVYIWGGRNDTEGACNVLYAFDVNTHKWFTPKVSGMVPGARDGHSACVLAKSMFIFGGYEQLADCFSNDIHKLDTTNMMWTLISAKGTPARWRDFHSATIIGTKMYVFGGRADRFGPFHSNNEIYCNRIKVFDTETNSWLDSPPTPVLPEGRRSHSAFSYNGELYVFGGYNARLNRHFHDLWKFNPVSLSWRKIEPKGKGPCPRRRQCCCRVGDKIILFGGTSPSPEEGMGDEFDLMDHSDLYILDFSPSLKTLCKLAVIQYSLDQSCLPHDIRWELSAMTTNSTISRPIVSSQG